One window from the genome of Diceros bicornis minor isolate mBicDic1 chromosome 1, mDicBic1.mat.cur, whole genome shotgun sequence encodes:
- the LOC131407020 gene encoding small ribosomal subunit protein eS27-like, whose translation MPLTKDLLHPSPEQKRKHKKKCLVHSPNSYFMDVKCPGWYKITSIFSDAQTVVLCVRCSTVLCQPAEGKAWLTEGCSFRQKQH comes from the coding sequence ATGCCTCTCACAAAGGATCTCCTTCATCCCTCTCcagaacagaagagaaaacacaaGAAGAAGTGCCTAgtgcacagccccaattcctaCTTCATGGATGTGAAATGCCCGGGATGGTATAAAATCACCAGCATCTTTAGCGACGCACAAACAGTAGTTTTGTGTGTACGCTGCTCCACTGTCCTCTGCCAGCCTGCAGAAGGAAAAGCATGGCTTACAGAAGGATGCTCCTTCAGACAGAAGCAGCACTAA